In Elusimicrobiota bacterium, one DNA window encodes the following:
- a CDS encoding UvrD-helicase domain-containing protein, giving the protein MILDQSARDLARKNLTVNLVVEAGAGTGKTTLLTDRLMFLLLAGGPEGEGLPITRVVALTFTDKAAGEIKVRLAERLGDLLLRLGGGVLSPSRRDRTDHWVREARADFNATDDRLRAMATEALRELDRAPLGTLHSFCRTLLKLYPMEAGLTPGFRVDNGEAFESLFREEWARWLEEELVPGRPSEGLWRDVLPHVGLGDLALLARSLAQRTTPPSRPETFGARLAALRRSIETLPEGKPVPRLGKMLASLVRVAERLRSVETALENIDGPLTEEDPWEEKAKEWPAAWAGLDGEALYREALTVAKTVSPGGERAVARARRLLDPFVERFRARFRSAGWLGFDDLLRGARDLLAQHPEVRRELKARYGAVLVDEFQDTDPLQGETLLYLAEAADSEATSWREVSLAPGKLFIVGDPKQSIYRFRGADIRAYEAFVDLVLAQGGLRCDLQMSFRTHEGIVGPVNRLFTDLMVESPGLQPLYRPLLPRPGAPSGEAGERGVELVLFDDPALSSARSAQAAEARWIAGWIVEHVGPASSPWRLGDVALLFRSTAALTVYMEALKSSGIPYLVESDRSFYSTPEVMDFLNLLRILVDPADRVARVGLLRSPLVALEDRDLLALSEADAWTGETRPPDLSDNAWDALREFQRWTGALRAAAARDSLGVLAQRVLRESPILAAAAAAYHGEQSVSNLFKLARLAGEAHQGRGETLTGFVRWLVRAVGEGVEEGESPLGEESVDAVRLLTVHKAKGLEYKIVFLPNLSAKVQGGARNPPAVRLDWAADRAGHRLIERKWADAAMAFLEADERRREADEAVRVFYVAATRARERVILLGQRKDAPGSFMAMLRRGVTESDGVWSFADGLRLPVVRAAGPAGGDPLWPRTAAPRDRLASPGRNRAWERRRKEHAEFPRGDLFLRPSDLKAAPPSIDRSTPQYPPEEADHGSDALLPDEQGRRTNAAVLGELCHSVLAEWDFTGAGLETALSAAVQRLRGDRPRFDWAVLAGEARRLLEGFADSPAARVLREAEVLLREAPVLFPRDGKILRGSLDLLYRAEGRTIVADFKTDRVTPGEEAARAREYEAQGEAYVEGIRRSLGLDCDFEVIFIRTGCSVKVLKSKTIDKK; this is encoded by the coding sequence GTGATTTTGGACCAATCGGCCCGGGATTTGGCGCGTAAGAATCTGACCGTCAATTTGGTGGTCGAAGCCGGCGCCGGAACCGGCAAAACCACCTTGCTGACGGACCGGCTGATGTTCCTTCTGTTGGCGGGAGGGCCGGAGGGCGAGGGCCTTCCCATCACGCGGGTGGTGGCGCTCACTTTTACCGACAAGGCCGCGGGGGAAATAAAAGTCCGGTTGGCGGAGCGTTTGGGGGATTTGTTGCTCCGCCTGGGGGGCGGCGTCCTGTCTCCGTCGAGGCGGGACCGCACGGATCACTGGGTCCGGGAGGCCCGGGCGGATTTCAACGCCACCGACGACCGTCTGCGGGCCATGGCGACCGAGGCCCTGCGGGAATTGGACCGAGCGCCCCTGGGGACCCTCCACAGTTTTTGTCGCACCCTGCTGAAGCTTTATCCGATGGAGGCGGGCCTGACTCCGGGGTTTCGGGTGGACAACGGGGAAGCTTTTGAATCGTTGTTTCGGGAGGAGTGGGCCCGGTGGTTGGAGGAGGAACTTGTCCCCGGCCGGCCGTCGGAGGGCCTGTGGCGCGACGTCCTCCCCCACGTGGGGCTGGGCGATTTGGCCCTTCTGGCCCGATCCCTCGCCCAGCGGACCACGCCCCCTTCCCGGCCGGAAACTTTCGGGGCGCGTCTGGCGGCTCTGCGCCGTTCCATTGAAACCCTGCCGGAGGGAAAGCCGGTTCCCCGCCTGGGGAAGATGCTCGCGTCCCTGGTTCGTGTGGCGGAGCGGTTGCGATCGGTGGAGACAGCCCTGGAAAACATCGACGGTCCCTTAACCGAGGAGGATCCGTGGGAGGAGAAGGCCAAGGAGTGGCCGGCCGCCTGGGCGGGTTTGGACGGCGAGGCGCTCTACCGCGAAGCCCTGACCGTCGCCAAAACCGTGTCGCCCGGGGGGGAACGCGCGGTGGCCCGGGCCCGACGGTTGTTGGATCCCTTCGTGGAGCGGTTCCGCGCCCGGTTTCGATCGGCGGGGTGGCTCGGGTTTGACGATTTGCTCCGGGGCGCCCGGGACCTCCTGGCGCAACATCCCGAGGTTCGACGGGAATTGAAGGCGCGCTACGGCGCGGTGTTGGTGGACGAATTTCAGGACACGGATCCTCTTCAGGGCGAAACGCTCCTCTATTTGGCCGAAGCCGCCGACAGCGAGGCGACGTCCTGGCGCGAGGTGTCCCTGGCCCCGGGCAAGCTGTTCATCGTCGGCGACCCCAAGCAATCCATTTACCGCTTTCGCGGGGCCGACATCCGCGCCTACGAAGCCTTCGTCGACCTGGTGTTGGCCCAGGGCGGTCTTCGGTGCGATCTTCAAATGAGCTTCCGCACCCACGAAGGCATCGTGGGGCCGGTCAACCGCCTTTTTACGGACCTGATGGTCGAATCACCGGGCCTCCAGCCCCTGTACCGTCCGTTGCTGCCGCGTCCCGGCGCCCCTTCGGGCGAAGCGGGCGAACGCGGGGTGGAGCTTGTCCTGTTCGACGACCCGGCGCTGTCCTCCGCCCGGTCGGCCCAGGCCGCCGAGGCCCGGTGGATCGCCGGGTGGATCGTGGAACACGTCGGCCCCGCCTCGAGCCCCTGGCGGCTGGGCGACGTGGCCCTGCTTTTTCGAAGCACCGCGGCGCTCACGGTGTACATGGAGGCGCTCAAATCCTCGGGCATTCCCTATTTGGTCGAGAGCGACCGCAGTTTTTACAGCACGCCGGAGGTGATGGATTTCTTAAACCTCCTCCGTATCCTGGTGGATCCCGCCGATCGCGTGGCCCGGGTGGGGCTCCTCCGGTCGCCCCTGGTGGCCCTGGAGGACCGGGACCTCCTGGCCCTGTCGGAGGCCGACGCCTGGACCGGCGAAACCCGGCCCCCGGACCTTTCCGACAACGCCTGGGACGCCCTTCGGGAATTTCAACGTTGGACGGGGGCCTTGCGGGCCGCGGCGGCCCGGGATTCCCTGGGCGTGTTGGCCCAGCGCGTTCTTCGGGAATCCCCGATCCTGGCGGCCGCCGCGGCCGCCTATCACGGGGAACAAAGCGTGTCGAACCTTTTCAAATTGGCCCGCTTGGCCGGGGAGGCTCACCAGGGGCGGGGGGAAACGTTGACGGGGTTTGTCCGGTGGCTGGTCCGGGCCGTGGGCGAAGGCGTGGAGGAGGGGGAAAGTCCCCTGGGCGAGGAGAGCGTCGACGCCGTGCGACTTTTGACCGTGCACAAAGCCAAGGGCCTCGAATACAAAATCGTTTTTCTGCCGAACTTGTCGGCCAAAGTTCAGGGCGGCGCCCGAAACCCCCCCGCCGTCCGGTTGGATTGGGCGGCGGATCGGGCGGGCCATCGATTGATTGAACGAAAATGGGCCGACGCCGCCATGGCTTTTCTGGAAGCCGACGAGCGCCGTCGGGAGGCCGACGAAGCCGTTCGCGTTTTTTACGTGGCCGCCACCCGGGCGCGGGAACGGGTGATCTTGCTGGGCCAACGGAAGGACGCCCCCGGGTCTTTTATGGCGATGCTTCGCCGGGGCGTGACGGAGTCGGACGGCGTTTGGTCCTTCGCGGACGGTCTTCGCCTGCCGGTGGTTCGGGCCGCCGGCCCGGCCGGCGGGGATCCCTTGTGGCCCCGGACGGCCGCTCCCCGGGATCGTCTCGCTTCCCCGGGCCGGAACCGCGCCTGGGAACGACGGCGGAAGGAACACGCGGAATTTCCCCGGGGGGATCTGTTCCTTCGTCCCTCCGATTTAAAGGCCGCCCCGCCGTCCATCGACCGATCGACGCCTCAATATCCCCCCGAAGAGGCCGATCATGGGAGCGACGCTCTTCTTCCCGACGAACAGGGACGGCGGACCAACGCCGCCGTTCTGGGCGAGTTGTGCCACTCGGTATTGGCGGAATGGGATTTTACCGGTGCCGGCCTTGAGACCGCACTTTCCGCGGCGGTCCAACGTTTACGGGGCGATCGGCCCCGGTTTGATTGGGCGGTGTTGGCCGGGGAAGCCCGGCGCCTGCTGGAGGGTTTTGCGGATTCCCCCGCGGCCCGGGTTCTTCGGGAGGCGGAGGTCCTTTTGCGGGAGGCCCCGGTCCTCTTTCCTCGGGACGGAAAAATTCTTCGGGGTTCCCTGGACCTCCTTTATCGCGCGGAGGGGCGGACGATCGTCGCGGATTTCAAAACCGACCGGGTGACACCGGGGGAAGAAGCGGCCCGCGCTCGGGAATACGAAGCCCAGGGAGAGGCTTATGTGGAAGGAATCAGGCGTTCCCTGGGTTTGGATTGTGATTTCGAGGTGATTTTTATTCGGACGGGGTGTTCTGTAAAAGTTTTGAAATCAAAAACCATTGACAAGAAATGA
- a CDS encoding LOG family protein has protein sequence MNPTDPHPHNEIRPAEEIRTESFNAWDPAITEQIDALVAKAAEASRSEGDPDTTDLAREIIVTALKTQQAHLSRGDVKILSRAIRELRFGFRVFRPYRDRRKVTIFGSARTRPSDIDYKQARAFARKMVKKGFMVITGAGPGIMQAGNHGAGAENSFGINIKLPFEQSANEFVDKGERFIDCRFFFTRKLMFIKETSAVALFPGGFGTHDEGMEVLTLVQTGKCDPMPIVFIETPGGSYWSDWEKYVRKNLLGKKKISEEDMSLFKVTDSVSNAAEEIAGFYRNYHSLRYVKDRMVIRLQKAPEEIPLKMLNRDFKDIVLPGAAMTITKALPEESEWPDLPRLVFPFNRINYGRLRQLINALNAL, from the coding sequence ATGAATCCCACTGATCCCCACCCGCACAACGAAATTCGCCCCGCCGAGGAAATCCGAACGGAATCCTTCAACGCCTGGGACCCGGCCATCACCGAACAGATCGACGCCCTGGTCGCCAAAGCGGCCGAAGCCTCCCGGAGCGAAGGCGACCCGGACACCACGGATTTGGCGCGGGAAATCATCGTCACGGCGCTTAAAACCCAGCAGGCCCACCTCTCCCGGGGCGACGTGAAGATTTTAAGCCGCGCCATTCGGGAACTGCGTTTCGGGTTCCGGGTGTTCCGCCCTTATCGGGACCGGCGCAAGGTCACCATTTTCGGTTCCGCCCGCACGCGCCCGTCGGACATCGATTACAAGCAGGCCCGGGCCTTCGCCCGCAAAATGGTCAAAAAAGGGTTTATGGTCATCACGGGCGCGGGGCCCGGCATCATGCAGGCGGGCAACCACGGGGCCGGTGCGGAAAACAGCTTCGGCATCAACATCAAACTGCCCTTCGAACAGTCGGCCAACGAATTCGTGGACAAGGGCGAGCGCTTCATCGACTGCCGGTTTTTCTTTACCCGGAAATTGATGTTCATCAAGGAAACCAGCGCCGTGGCCCTGTTCCCCGGCGGGTTCGGCACGCACGACGAGGGCATGGAAGTCCTGACCCTCGTTCAAACCGGCAAATGCGACCCCATGCCCATCGTGTTCATCGAAACGCCGGGGGGGAGCTATTGGTCCGACTGGGAAAAATACGTACGGAAAAATCTGTTGGGGAAGAAGAAGATTTCCGAGGAGGATATGAGCCTTTTTAAAGTGACCGATTCGGTCAGCAACGCGGCGGAGGAGATCGCGGGGTTTTACCGCAACTACCATTCCCTGCGCTACGTGAAGGACCGCATGGTGATCCGCCTGCAGAAGGCCCCGGAGGAGATCCCGCTTAAAATGCTCAACCGGGATTTCAAGGACATCGTGCTGCCCGGCGCGGCCATGACCATCACCAAGGCTCTCCCCGAAGAATCCGAATGGCCCGATTTGCCCCGCCTGGTGTTTCCCTTCAACCGCATCAACTACGGCCGCCTGCGCCAGCTCATCAACGCCTTAAACGCTCTCTAA
- a CDS encoding type II secretion system protein codes for MPASSRKKSGFTLIELMLVVAIIGLLAAIAIPKFADLVIKAKEAAIKGQLGSLRSALSIYYADNEGFTFNGGILTANIFWSAMTTGGKYLNDPISISIPTQPSHTNAKGLMGASPGFLLIDWATTNLELAAWSYGGMGNSADIHVNCTHTDSKGTTWSLW; via the coding sequence ATGCCCGCCTCCTCCCGAAAGAAATCGGGCTTTACTTTAATTGAATTAATGTTGGTTGTCGCGATTATCGGTTTGCTGGCGGCCATCGCTATCCCGAAGTTCGCCGACCTCGTGATCAAGGCCAAAGAAGCGGCCATTAAAGGCCAATTGGGATCGTTGCGAAGCGCCCTTTCGATTTATTACGCCGATAACGAGGGGTTCACTTTCAATGGAGGGATTCTCACCGCCAATATTTTCTGGTCCGCCATGACAACGGGGGGCAAGTATTTAAACGATCCCATTTCCATCTCAATACCGACACAACCCAGCCACACAAACGCCAAGGGCCTAATGGGCGCCAGCCCCGGATTTCTCCTCATTGATTGGGCCACGACGAATCTTGAATTAGCGGCATGGTCCTATGGGGGCATGGGGAACAGCGCCGACATACACGTCAACTGCACCCACACGGACTCCAAAGGCACCACGTGGAGCCTGTGGTAA
- a CDS encoding TrpB-like pyridoxal phosphate-dependent enzyme, which produces MTDTVKYLLDETRLPKFWYNLVADLPTPPPAVLHPGTLKPIGPSDLEPLFPLSLIQQEVSTEREIEIPEPVRDIYRQWRPSPLYRARRLEKALGTPARIYYKYEGVSPTGSHKPNTAVPQAFYNKEAGTKRIATETGAGQWGSSLAFAGAIFGIEIQVFMVRVSYNQKPYRRALMETFGARCTASPSMDTQAGRAILKARPEHPGSLGIAISEAVEVAAKDPGAKYALGSVLNHVLLHQTVVGLEAMAQMEMARDEADIVIGCTGGGSNFGGIAFPFIGAGLRGKKKARIIAVEPAACPSLTRGKYAYDFGDTAHLTPLVKMHTLGSTFTPPGFHAGGLRYHGMAPLVSHVKELGLIEARAYPQIKCFEAGVQFARAEGILPAPEANHAVRAAIDEALKCKTEGVSKAILFNLCGHGHFDMGAYMEYFAGRLTDQSYEESELAMALAGLPSVKA; this is translated from the coding sequence GTGACCGACACCGTAAAATACCTGCTGGACGAAACCCGACTTCCCAAGTTCTGGTACAACCTGGTGGCCGATTTGCCCACGCCGCCGCCCGCGGTGCTCCATCCGGGAACCCTGAAACCCATCGGCCCGTCGGATTTGGAACCCCTGTTTCCCCTGTCCCTCATTCAACAGGAAGTCTCGACGGAGCGGGAGATCGAGATCCCCGAGCCGGTCCGGGACATTTACCGCCAATGGCGCCCCTCGCCCCTCTACCGCGCCCGCCGGCTGGAAAAGGCCCTGGGAACGCCCGCTCGGATCTATTACAAATACGAGGGCGTGAGTCCCACCGGCAGCCACAAGCCCAACACCGCGGTGCCCCAGGCATTTTACAACAAGGAGGCGGGCACCAAGCGAATCGCCACGGAAACGGGCGCGGGCCAGTGGGGGTCGTCCCTGGCCTTCGCCGGCGCCATATTCGGCATTGAAATTCAGGTTTTTATGGTCCGGGTGTCCTACAACCAAAAGCCCTACCGTCGGGCCCTCATGGAAACCTTCGGCGCCCGTTGCACGGCGTCGCCCTCCATGGACACCCAGGCCGGCCGCGCCATTTTGAAGGCCCGGCCGGAACACCCCGGCAGCCTGGGGATCGCGATCTCCGAAGCCGTGGAGGTCGCGGCCAAGGACCCCGGCGCCAAATACGCCCTGGGGTCCGTGTTGAACCACGTCCTGCTTCACCAAACCGTCGTGGGCCTGGAGGCCATGGCCCAGATGGAGATGGCCCGGGACGAGGCCGACATCGTCATCGGCTGCACCGGCGGCGGCTCCAATTTCGGTGGAATCGCTTTCCCGTTCATCGGCGCGGGGCTTCGGGGGAAGAAAAAAGCTCGGATCATCGCGGTGGAACCCGCGGCCTGCCCGAGCCTCACCCGGGGAAAATACGCCTACGATTTCGGCGACACGGCCCATCTCACGCCCCTGGTTAAAATGCACACCCTGGGCTCCACCTTCACCCCGCCGGGGTTCCACGCGGGCGGCCTGCGCTACCACGGCATGGCGCCCCTGGTCAGCCACGTCAAGGAATTGGGGTTGATCGAAGCCCGGGCCTACCCCCAGATCAAATGTTTTGAAGCCGGCGTTCAGTTCGCCCGGGCCGAAGGCATTCTGCCCGCGCCCGAGGCCAACCACGCGGTGCGCGCCGCCATCGACGAGGCGTTGAAGTGCAAAACCGAGGGGGTGTCCAAGGCCATCTTGTTCAACCTCTGCGGCCACGGGCACTTCGACATGGGCGCCTACATGGAATATTTCGCGGGGCGCTTGACGGACCAAAGCTACGAGGAGTCCGAATTGGCCATGGCGCTGGCCGGCCTGCCGTCCGTCAAGGCGTAA
- a CDS encoding PD-(D/E)XK nuclease family protein: protein MPLKILTGSFPALEKAFVDRLRADPPGLTRRVAVVTTSQQMADRLQQLLTLESGLSFANLHFQTLHTLSLEVLRRSGAALPTIVNDELFHERLMERILLEEGRLPPDRARSLAGAHRAAVRDLLEAGVEGAVFREHFTDLEIPGNAKLQRLLDLTDRVRETLESLHVATSSDLARRAASVLERSPDLLAPYDELMYYGFYDLNGAQSEFFDAVSRAASVTLFFPCQSGRPVWSFAQRFLDVKLGAGGAVVTALPETAEDALSGAAGNLFDPALAADPPIRNLRFVGVSGDRDDLWRAAKEIRRLKEEHPDARWSDFGVVARGLEGRSDTARDVFEAEAIPLSISDGGPLLGHPAAKLAVHALAFPLRPRDRDLLLDIVDSPALAETALPAAARAAAREALGRSGPRWDTPVHASPGGDPLPEGLRGENPPEALIALVKSLSRPAPDGLRTWSARAGDARERLAALVRRDADNEAVWARLDSLLENLAALDLFSPPVSEEEFAETYREAVARARLPGTPDGGVRALGAMEARGERFRWLFLIGLNEGVFPRAVSEDPLLTDDLRRVLRDPGGYWILPKMEGYDEEKLLFGLLAGSAREGLTAVYARSREDGRAEIPSLYLRELARATGHSLEAADQIPRSPRRKWNDLPSEALTPEEAGLVDLLDGRSPPAEWKTLVARAGALASWGPPILQDGLVGRPTAWLGRLEQRGISPSALETYVSCPFEFFMSRVLRIPSPSPIYDGARVSAAFLGKIQHEILFQTYGGFRGGPVPTAEEAVGRVREKTRALFDALRRSPQGPPPLLWDVLADGVLSRLTAFVRRDVDDLRATGRRPVELEWERSAPHPTAGFRWNGRLDRVDENPATGARTVVDYKNRSRRESLSSRILKGHVHQAPAYLDLLVGRDGGAAPSAGVRYEYLATNEFEEFTAEEWRDARAAVHEAQKALFDGLAGGVFAIRPSEGPEGHCGYCSFAAACRKAHGPSRARAERAVGDGAIESSRPAAASAKPIKPRRSKGGNA, encoded by the coding sequence ATGCCCCTCAAAATTCTAACCGGTTCCTTCCCCGCCCTTGAAAAGGCCTTTGTGGATCGCCTCCGGGCCGATCCGCCCGGACTGACCCGCCGCGTCGCGGTGGTCACCACGTCCCAGCAAATGGCCGACCGCCTCCAGCAGCTTCTGACCCTGGAGAGCGGGCTCTCCTTCGCCAACCTGCATTTTCAGACCCTGCACACTCTTTCCCTCGAGGTTCTTCGGCGTTCCGGGGCGGCCCTTCCCACGATCGTCAACGACGAGCTTTTTCACGAGCGGTTGATGGAGCGAATCCTTTTGGAGGAGGGGCGGCTGCCGCCCGACCGGGCCCGCTCCTTGGCGGGGGCGCACCGGGCGGCCGTTCGGGATTTGTTGGAGGCCGGCGTCGAGGGCGCCGTTTTCCGCGAGCATTTCACCGATTTGGAAATCCCCGGGAACGCCAAATTGCAGCGCCTGCTGGATTTGACCGACCGGGTCCGGGAAACCCTGGAGAGCCTCCACGTCGCCACTTCGTCGGATTTGGCACGTCGGGCGGCCTCCGTCTTGGAACGCTCGCCCGACCTTCTCGCCCCCTACGACGAATTGATGTACTACGGGTTCTACGATTTGAACGGCGCCCAGTCGGAATTCTTCGACGCCGTTTCCCGAGCGGCGTCGGTCACGCTTTTTTTCCCGTGCCAGTCGGGTCGCCCCGTCTGGTCTTTCGCCCAGCGGTTTTTGGACGTCAAATTGGGCGCGGGAGGGGCCGTGGTGACGGCCCTTCCCGAGACGGCGGAGGACGCCTTGTCCGGCGCCGCCGGAAACCTTTTCGACCCGGCCCTGGCCGCCGACCCGCCGATTCGAAACCTCCGTTTTGTGGGCGTGTCCGGGGACCGCGACGACCTTTGGCGCGCGGCCAAGGAGATTCGACGGCTGAAAGAAGAACATCCGGACGCCCGGTGGAGCGATTTCGGCGTCGTGGCCCGTGGGTTGGAAGGCCGGTCGGACACGGCGCGGGACGTGTTTGAGGCGGAGGCGATTCCCCTGTCGATTTCCGATGGGGGGCCGTTGCTCGGGCACCCGGCGGCGAAACTGGCCGTTCACGCGCTGGCCTTTCCGCTCCGTCCCAGGGATCGGGACCTTCTGTTGGACATCGTGGATTCCCCCGCGCTCGCGGAAACGGCGCTTCCCGCTGCGGCGCGGGCCGCCGCCCGGGAAGCTCTGGGACGATCGGGACCCCGGTGGGACACGCCCGTGCACGCCTCGCCGGGAGGCGACCCGCTCCCGGAGGGTCTGCGAGGGGAAAACCCGCCCGAGGCGTTGATCGCCCTCGTAAAGTCGTTGTCCCGCCCCGCCCCCGACGGGCTTCGAACCTGGTCGGCCCGGGCCGGGGACGCCCGGGAACGCTTGGCGGCCTTGGTCCGACGGGACGCGGACAACGAAGCGGTGTGGGCGCGCCTCGATTCCCTCCTGGAAAATCTGGCGGCCCTGGACTTGTTTTCGCCCCCGGTGTCCGAGGAGGAATTCGCGGAAACCTATCGGGAAGCGGTGGCCCGGGCGCGTCTTCCCGGAACGCCCGACGGCGGCGTGCGGGCCCTGGGGGCCATGGAGGCCCGGGGCGAGCGGTTTCGCTGGCTTTTTCTGATCGGGCTCAACGAGGGGGTGTTCCCCCGGGCGGTGAGCGAAGACCCGCTGTTGACCGACGACCTTCGCCGGGTTCTCCGGGACCCCGGCGGGTATTGGATACTTCCCAAGATGGAAGGCTACGACGAGGAAAAACTGCTTTTCGGCCTTTTGGCCGGGTCGGCCCGGGAGGGGCTCACCGCCGTTTACGCCCGTTCCCGGGAGGACGGGCGCGCGGAAATCCCCTCTCTTTATCTGCGGGAACTCGCCCGGGCGACGGGACATTCCTTGGAGGCGGCGGACCAGATCCCCCGATCTCCCCGGCGCAAATGGAACGACCTCCCTTCCGAGGCCCTCACCCCCGAGGAAGCGGGCCTGGTGGATTTGCTGGACGGCCGGTCGCCGCCCGCCGAATGGAAAACCCTGGTGGCCCGAGCCGGGGCCCTGGCCTCCTGGGGGCCGCCGATTCTCCAGGACGGGCTCGTGGGGCGTCCGACGGCCTGGCTGGGACGTCTCGAGCAACGAGGCATATCGCCCAGCGCGTTGGAAACCTACGTTTCCTGCCCCTTTGAATTTTTCATGTCCCGGGTGCTCCGGATCCCGTCGCCGTCGCCGATTTACGACGGGGCGCGGGTGTCGGCGGCGTTCCTCGGCAAAATCCAGCACGAAATTCTCTTTCAAACCTACGGCGGTTTTCGGGGCGGTCCGGTCCCGACGGCGGAGGAAGCGGTGGGGCGCGTGCGCGAAAAAACCCGGGCTCTCTTCGACGCCCTGCGGCGTTCCCCCCAGGGTCCCCCGCCGTTGCTCTGGGACGTCCTGGCCGACGGGGTTCTCTCCCGGCTGACGGCCTTCGTTCGGCGGGACGTCGACGATTTGCGGGCGACGGGCCGTCGTCCCGTGGAATTGGAATGGGAGCGGTCGGCGCCCCACCCCACGGCGGGTTTCCGTTGGAACGGTCGCCTGGACCGGGTGGACGAAAACCCGGCGACGGGCGCCCGGACGGTCGTGGATTATAAAAATCGGTCCCGTCGGGAATCTCTTTCGAGCCGGATTCTGAAGGGCCACGTGCACCAAGCCCCGGCCTACTTGGATTTGCTGGTGGGAAGGGACGGCGGGGCGGCGCCGTCGGCGGGCGTGCGTTACGAATACCTGGCCACCAACGAATTCGAGGAATTCACCGCCGAGGAATGGCGGGACGCCCGCGCGGCGGTTCACGAGGCCCAGAAGGCGCTGTTCGACGGCCTGGCGGGCGGCGTCTTCGCCATTCGCCCCTCCGAGGGGCCGGAAGGCCACTGCGGCTATTGCTCTTTCGCCGCCGCCTGTCGGAAAGCCCACGGCCCCTCCCGTGCGAGAGCCGAGCGGGCCGTCGGGGACGGTGCGATCGAATCGTCGCGCCCTGCGGCGGCGAGCGCCAAACCGATAAAACCCCGCCGGTCCAAAGGGGGGAACGCGTGA
- a CDS encoding response regulator encodes MREKAFGTHDIARICHVTPPTVGRWIEEGLLPSFTTGGGHRRVWDDDILVFLRAHNIPVPAELMNEGPPRVLVVDDEPRLRQMILRLMKKAYPAVEYHEAENGFDAGKMISELVPTLVILDLRLPGVDGLKVCESVKNDDRLKQVRILTMTGFDVERSREETREAGADGFVAKPFKSDVFLEEVRRLLPVPAASKVA; translated from the coding sequence ATGCGTGAAAAAGCGTTCGGCACACACGACATCGCCCGCATTTGCCATGTAACGCCCCCCACCGTGGGCCGGTGGATCGAAGAAGGTCTCCTCCCGTCGTTCACGACGGGCGGCGGCCATCGACGCGTTTGGGACGACGACATCCTCGTTTTCCTTCGGGCGCACAACATCCCCGTTCCGGCGGAGCTGATGAACGAGGGCCCTCCCCGGGTGCTCGTGGTGGACGATGAACCGCGCCTTCGCCAAATGATCCTTCGCCTGATGAAAAAAGCCTACCCCGCGGTGGAATATCACGAAGCCGAAAACGGCTTCGACGCCGGGAAAATGATTTCGGAATTGGTGCCCACGCTGGTCATCCTGGATCTGCGATTGCCGGGCGTGGACGGCCTCAAGGTCTGCGAAAGCGTCAAGAACGACGACCGCCTCAAGCAGGTGCGCATCCTGACCATGACGGGCTTCGACGTGGAGCGCTCCCGGGAGGAAACCCGGGAAGCCGGCGCCGACGGCTTCGTGGCCAAACCCTTCAAGTCCGACGTCTTCCTCGAGGAAGTTCGCCGGTTGTTGCCCGTTCCCGCCGCCAGCAAAGTCGCCTAA